DNA sequence from the Halogranum gelatinilyticum genome:
AGGATAGTAGCCGATGTCCATTAGACTCCCGCCCGCCAAGTCGCCGTCGAGACGGATGTCGTCCGTCCGGTCGAGGTGGAAGGAGAACCGCGCGGTGACGGAGCTGACCCCCGACAGATCCTCATTGACCAACTCGAGTGCGCGTTCGGTCCGCGGGTGGTAGGCGTACATCAACCCCTCCATGACGAGAGAGTCGGTGTTTCCCACGTAGGAGCGGAGGTCGTGGGCCTCGTCGGCGTCCGCGGTCAGCGGCTTTTCACAGAGGACATGCCGACCATTGTCGACGGCCCGTTTCGTCCACTCGGCATGGAGACCGTTCGGTAGAGGGTTGTAGACGGCATCGATGTCACTGTCGGCCAGGAGCGAATCGTAGGACTCGTAGACCTCCTCGATGTCGTACTTATCGGCCACCTGCCGCGCCCGAGAGAAGTTCCGGGAGGAGATGGCAGTGACTTCGTGGTTCGTACGCTTGATTGCGGGGATCACGTGTTTGACGCCGATGTTCGCTGTACTTAGGATTCCGAACTTCATGTACGAAAGACGATGGGTGAGAAACTTAGGCGTACCGGTTTGACAGTGTATCACACGCGTCTGGGGTGGTTTCCCTCGACTGAGCCGTCGAAAACGAACCGGCGTGAAAAGAGACGTGCGAAGAGTGAGACGGCGGGTAGAACAGCTCCCGTTCAGTCGGAGTGTACCTTCGAGTCCATTACGTCCCGGAGTGCGTCGCCAATCAGATTGAAGCCCATGATCGTGAACCCAAGTGCCAGACTCGGCCACAGCATGAACCAGATTGACGAATGCAGGTGACTGCGGGAGACGGAGATCATGTAGCCCCAGTCGGGGAACGGTGGCTGCGTACCGAGCCCGAGGAACGAGAGCGATGTTCCGATGAGGATACCGAAGCCGACACGGATCGACGCCTCGACCAGAATGGGCGAACTCACGTTCGGGAGAATCTCGCGGAATGCGATGCGGTAGACGGACTCTCCACGCGCCTCCGCGGCCGTGATGTACTCCTCGTTCTTCACTGAGAGGGTACTGCTCCGTGTGATACGCGCAATACCAGGGGTGAAGACGACGCCGATAGCAAGGATCGTGTTTACGATTCCGGAGCCCAGTACTGTCACGACGAGCAGAGCCAGCAACAGCGAAGGGATACTGAGCAACGTGTCCATCAGCCGCATCATCACCTCATCGAACCGCCCGCCAAGGTAGCCCGAGACGATACCGATGGGGACGCCGAATACTAGTCCGAACGCAGTCGAAACGAGTCCGATGATGATGCTCGCACGGCCACCGTAGAGTACCCGTGACAGCAGGTCGCGGCCGTAGTTGTCAGTGCCGAGGAGATACTGCCCACCCGGCCCAGCGAACTTGTCGGCGACGTGGGTCGCCGTGGGGTCGTATGGTGCGATCAATGGTGCCGCGAGGCTCAACACGAGGATGGGTGCGAGAAAGCACACGCTGATGAACCCTTTTCTCGTGGAGAGTAGTCCGAACAAGACGCTCGAAACACGACTTGTCAACGGTTCCGTAATTTGTACCGACTCAGTGGTGGATTCGCCAGTTGACATTATTGTTCCTCTCCGTATTCGATCCGCGGATCCAGATACGTGTACAGCACGTCAGCCGTGAGATTCGAGAAGGCATACACGATGGCCAGTAGCATGACCGTCACTTGGATAACCGGCAAGTCTCGCGCCTGAATCGACCGGACGAGGAGCCTGCCGAGGCCGGGGAACGTGAATACCTCTTCGACGACAACGATGCTCCCAAGAAGGTAGCCGACGTTCAGCGTGAGTAGAGTGATCGTCGGCAGCAGTCCGTTTCTGAGTGCGTGCCGAGAGATGACTTTCGTCTCACTCAGTCCTTTAAGCCGCGCCGAGCGCACGTAGTCTTTCCGTAGAACTTCGACGACTTCCGACCGGGTCAGCCGCATCACGTGCGCAGTCAAGATAATCGATAACGTGACGCTCGGCAGTATCAGATGTTTCGCCCACGTGACCACCCCTGAACTCAGCGGCTCGTAGCCACCGTAGGGAAGGATCTGGAAGACTGGACCGGTAAAGAGCGCGATGAACGCCGTTCCGATGACGAATTCGGGCATGCTGACACCGATGTAGCCACCCGCGCTAGCTAGAAGGTCCCAGATAGAGTCACGCTTTATCGCCGCGAGGACGCCCAGCGGTATCGCTGTCACCGTCACGAGAACTGATGTGATAGCTGCAAGTTGTGCCGACCGGACAAGACGGGGGAAGATGAGTTCCGCGACCGCCTGACGGTTTGAAAAGCTGGTCCCCCAGTCGCCGGTCACGAACCCGACCAACCAATCGAAGTACTGAACGTACCACGCGCGGTTCAACCCGAGCTGCTGCTCGATGGCGGCGATGCTTTCCTCCGTCGCCTGCTTGCCCAAGATCATGACTGCCGCGTTACCCGGCAGCAGTTGTGTGATGGCGAAGATGATCAGGGAGATCAACAGGAGCGTCACCCCGATATATCCCATCCGCTTGACTAGGTATACGCTAAATTCGGACATGCTACATGAGTTCAACCCTCTCACATTGTCTTATATCTTTCCCCCTGTGAACCGCACAGGCCGTTACAGGGTTATACGAGGACGAAGTACGCGACAGTCGACAGTCTGAGAGAGCTGACGACGGACGGCACCATCGAAACCCAGTATCCTGTGAGAAACATATTTATATCGGGCTGTACACAGTTTGCGTAGGAATGAGGGCTGTTAGTGAAACTCATACCGGTCAAGACGACCGTTCAGTACTTTCCGTCGATGATCTGTCCGTCGAGTATCGAACCGACGACGGGGCGGTTAAGGCGGTTCGCGAAGTCTCGCTCCACATCGAACCCGGCGAGACGCTCGGTATCGCTGGCGAAAGCGGGAGCGGAAAGAGTACCCTCGCGCTCGCAATCCTCCGGTATCTGGAGGGGAACGGCCGAATCACGGGTGGGACAATCGAGTACGACGGACGATCCGTCCTCGATCTCTCCTCACGGGAACTCAAAGAACTCCGTGGTAACGAGATCGCTCATGTTCCGCAGGACCCGAACACGTCACTGAACCCGAGTATGACGGTCGGCGACCAGATCGCGGAGGTTGTCCGGACCCACCGCGATGTCTCGCGGTCGGAGGCAATGGAACAGACGTACGAGGTACTTCACGAGGTCAACCTCCCAGACCCG
Encoded proteins:
- a CDS encoding Gfo/Idh/MocA family protein encodes the protein MKFGILSTANIGVKHVIPAIKRTNHEVTAISSRNFSRARQVADKYDIEEVYESYDSLLADSDIDAVYNPLPNGLHAEWTKRAVDNGRHVLCEKPLTADADEAHDLRSYVGNTDSLVMEGLMYAYHPRTERALELVNEDLSGVSSVTARFSFHLDRTDDIRLDGDLAGGSLMDIGYYPVDLVRSMLGTPQSIYGTLVDARDCGTDTNMKAIFEYDSGATAQLSSSFESPLTQFYRVEAENGWFEVKDAFDTPEDVGATIRGEIDGESLAETFDPVGQYEKEVLHFARCLDEDTTPRTDMTRATRNMELVDAIRRSDIRGEPISEI
- a CDS encoding ABC transporter permease, with product MSEFSVYLVKRMGYIGVTLLLISLIIFAITQLLPGNAAVMILGKQATEESIAAIEQQLGLNRAWYVQYFDWLVGFVTGDWGTSFSNRQAVAELIFPRLVRSAQLAAITSVLVTVTAIPLGVLAAIKRDSIWDLLASAGGYIGVSMPEFVIGTAFIALFTGPVFQILPYGGYEPLSSGVVTWAKHLILPSVTLSIILTAHVMRLTRSEVVEVLRKDYVRSARLKGLSETKVISRHALRNGLLPTITLLTLNVGYLLGSIVVVEEVFTFPGLGRLLVRSIQARDLPVIQVTVMLLAIVYAFSNLTADVLYTYLDPRIEYGEEQ
- a CDS encoding ABC transporter permease, producing the protein MIAPYDPTATHVADKFAGPGGQYLLGTDNYGRDLLSRVLYGGRASIIIGLVSTAFGLVFGVPIGIVSGYLGGRFDEVMMRLMDTLLSIPSLLLALLVVTVLGSGIVNTILAIGVVFTPGIARITRSSTLSVKNEEYITAAEARGESVYRIAFREILPNVSSPILVEASIRVGFGILIGTSLSFLGLGTQPPFPDWGYMISVSRSHLHSSIWFMLWPSLALGFTIMGFNLIGDALRDVMDSKVHSD